GGTTGTGTGGTGCCTATTCGTGAGGCGATTTTAAGAGGAGCTAAAGAAATTGATGCGATTATTTTAGAGTCCGAAAACATGCAATACAATAAGGTTTTAGGAAAAAACCCATATTCCTTAATGTTAAACCTTTTTGGTCACCTTTTAGATCAAGTGGAACGCAGTGATATTTTAATAGGAAAACTGGCGGCTAAAAACCGTGGTGTGAAGTTAAATCTTTATTATACGCCATCCCGACTAACAGAAAACTCTTTAATTTTTAATAAGAAACTCATGACCGATTGGTGGGACAAGGGGTATGAGTATGCTAAAGAAAAGTGTAAAGCAGCAAAATCCAATGAACTTCGAATGGATAAATAAGGTGTTGATGATGTTCTTTTAGTTGTTCAAAGAAATGCAGGATGCTTACCACATATCCGAAACCTCACTTTTTACAAAAGATAAAGCGGCATCGCTAGGAGACGGACGCTCCATCATTTCGGTTAAAACAACTTCTCTTAATTTGTTGGCCGTATCTGTTTTTTCAGACATGTTTGCCTTTCTAATGAGTTGGATTGTGGCGTTTTTAGCCGTGGTAATAATGCTCCAACATTTATCGCTAATATAAATTTGTTGCGATAAGTTATGCTCAAATTCTTGTTCTATGTTTTTTATAAGTAACGATTCGTAATCTTCTTTGTTTGATGTGATTGGAGTTACTCTTACCATAAGTTTTGATGGGGCAATGCGCTCTAAAAATAAGGCCATACGCTCATAAGCCTGTAGGCGTAATGGAATCGTGTTTACCTGTAAATCTTTTTTGAGTAGATAACGTCTTCTCCCATCTTCATTTTTGGTATGCTCTTTAAAAAAGTAATAGGCAATACAACCTGTTATTAATGAAGGTATGGCAAATAAAAAAAGGTCGATAACTCTAGAGGCTTCCATAAGATTTGGTCTGGTTTTAGTAATTATTTTGGATGATGACCCAAATATAAACAATCTTTTAATTTTTGCATCCCAAAAAAAGGAACCCTTGTTTTCTCGTATGCAAAAGTAGTGTGTAATTCGTTGGATAGACTGTGGTCGTCAATATTCATTTCAATATCCTTCATGGTAAACTGGCAAGGGTGTTCGTAGCCAGCAGCATGTGTAATTTCAATCAATTCTTTTCTAAATGTTTTAAAATACTGTGCTAGCCGCTCCGATTTTAACGTAGGATCTATACCACTCTGTAACCATTTGCTTTGTGTTGCCACACCACTAGGACAACGGTTTGTATGGCATACTTGGGCTTGAATACACCCAATACTCATCATGGCCTCTCTGGCGACATTAATGCAATCGGCTCCCATGGCAAAGGCCATAGCAGCTTTAGCAGGGAAACCTAATTTTCCGCTACCAATAAACACAATGCGCTCGGCAAGTCCTTTGTTTTTAAAAAGCTTATATAAATCCCTAAAGCCATAAACCCACGGAAGGGAGACATGATCGGCAAAACTAGGAGGAGCTGCTCCGGTACCACCTTCGCCACCATCTACAGTAATAAAGTCAGGGCCTTTTCCGGTGGCTACCATAAAGTCTGCCAATTCTTCCCATTGTTCCAGCTTACCTATAGCAGCTTTAATACCAACAGGTAAGCCTGTAGCCTCGGCTATTTTTTCAATAAAATCTACCATTTCAGGAATATTAGAAAAAGCTTTATGGTTTGGAGGTGAAAGCACATCAATACCAATAGGAACACCTCTAATTTCTGAAATTTCTTTCGTGATTTTAGCGCCAGGAAGCACACCACCTTTTCCAGGTTTAGCACCTTGAGAAAGTTTAACTTCAATAGCTCGTATAAATTGGTTGTTTTCAACCAATTCTATCATTTTTTCCATGGAAAATCCGCCTTCTTCAGAGCGCACACCAAAATACCCCGTTCCGAAATGGAAAATAACATCGCCTCCATGGCTGTGATGTGGCGATAAACCACCTTCACCGGTATTGTGATACGCACCAGCAATTTTAACACCTTTGTTTAACGATTCTATCGCTTTCGCGGAAAGCGAGCCAAAACTCATGGCCGAAACATTAATGACTGATGCTGGTCTGAAAGGCCTTCTTCTTTTATGAAACGCACCCATCACTTTGGCGCAGGGCAAAAAACAATTGTCTACAAGATTTGGATGATTTTCAGGGAGTTTAAAGGGCATCATCGCATTATTAATAAAAATATGCTGATGCTGATAAATATCGCGGTCGGTACCAAAGCCTTCGTAATTGTTTTCCTTTTTAGCTGATGCGTAAATCCAACTGCGCTCAATACGATTGAAGGGGAGTTCTTCGCGGTTGTTAGCAACGAAATATTGACGCATTTCTGGACCAATGTTTTCTAGTAAATAGCGTAAATGTCCAATTATAGGGTAGTTGTGACTTATTGTATGTTTTTTTTGAATAAAAACATCGCGAATGGCTACCAAGGCTAAACCTATTATTAACCAGCCCCACCAACTGATTTGAGATACCTCATTTAAAATCGTATTCATAGTAATAATTTAACGTGTTATTCCTTTTTTGTTAGGTTTTTAAAGGTATTTAAAATTATTGTTTTTCATAAAGATTGAATATATATCTTTATAACATGAAAATTAAATATTTAGGACTCCTAGTCTTTATCGTTATTCTGGCTCTTGTTGCGGTACCTGTTTCTAATTATTTCGTAAAGTTAAAAATAGAAAAGGCTTTACAGAATTTGCCAAAACATGTTGATGTTTGTACTAAAGGTATTTTAGTTGATGTGGTTTCAGGAACCCTAGAATTTCAAGATGTACTTATTTCTGTATCGGATGAATCCTCTCTAGAAAAAGTTTTAAAATTAAATCTAAAATCGATTTTGATTGAAGATATTGCTTATCTAGAATTTGTTTTCAAAAACAAGGTTCGTATTGAAGAATTAGCCGTAGATGCTCCAAAAATAAAATATTACAAAGCAGGCAAGCAAAAAAAGCCAACTAAAGCCTATGAAATTCCTGAGTCGCCAGAAGTTACAATTAAAAATGTACAGATTACCAATGGCGCTGCTCAAGTTTTAAGTTTGCAAAACGATTCGTTATTATTTGATATTAAAATGTTTAAACTAAATGTAAAAGATGTTAGCCATAAGGCCGATAAAAAAAATAGAATTCCTGTAACGTTTCATGATTTCGATATTGTTGCAGATTCCATTCAGCTAAATGTAGGAGATTGGGATCGTTTGTTTATTGCTAAAGCTCAATTAAAACAACATACTTCCGTCTTAAAAGCGGTTCAACTAAAAACTAAATATTCAAAAAAAGAACTTTCTAAGCACATTAAAACTGAAAGGGATCACTTTAATTTAGGTGTAGATTCTATTGTAATAAATGAAGTTGATTTTGGTTTTAAACAAGATACTATTTTTTATTTTACTACTAACAAAACAGAATTACATCATTTAGATTTTGAAATTTATAGAGATAAATTAGTAGGAGATGATCCTACAATAAAATCGTTGTATAGTAAAACCTTAAGAGAGTTAAATTTTGATATTAATGTAAAGGAGCTTCAGGTGCTAAACGGGAAGATCACTTATGAAGAGCGTGTGCATTCTTCTGGGGTACCAGGCGAAATTTTCTTTACAGATTTTAACGCTACAATGTCTAATATTAATAATACATATGCTGAAGGCGATAAAACTGTAGTAAACATTACTACTAATTTTATGGATGAGGCACCTTTAAAAGCATACAGCGATTTTGATATTAATAATAAAAACGATCGGTTTATTTTTAAAGCAGAATTAGGGTCTTTTCATGTGGAAAAATTGAATCAATTTTTGGTGCCAAACCTCAATGTGAAATTTGAGGGTGTTTTACACAAAACATATTTTACAATTGATGGAACTACTAACCATTCCTCCATTGATTTGATTACAGATTTTGATGGTCTTCGTATTGATGTTTTAAGGAAGCATGAACGTAAAAAAAATAAGTTTTTATCGGCGATTGCTAATATATTTGTTAAGAAAACCACCGAGAATGGGGATAACGTATTTGCTGAAGCTAAAAGGCATGATATTAAACGCGATAAAACTAAATCGGTTTTCAATTTCCTTTGGCTTAACGTCAAGGAAGGGCTGCTTCACGCTAAAAACTAATAAAGTACTGTTTAGTATATGCGAGCGTCATGCTGAACTTGTTTCAGCATCACATGACAAATATAAGTATTGATGTTTTTTTTAAAATACACAAGTTCCGATTGACCTCGTAATTTATTATTGACTTCGTATATTCAATTAAAATCTTGGTAATTCCTTAATTTGTTCATAATTATTAATTATTTCATCCTATAAAAAGCCCAACATTGGTTAATTTCACGGCCTAAAAATGATGATGATTTGGAAAAATACTTAAGCCAGTTAAATGACGCTCAATTAGAGCCTACAATACAAGTTGACGGACCCATGATTGTTATTGCAGGTGCTGGATCTGGAAAAACAAGAGTGCTAACTTACCGCATTGCTTACATGATGAGCAAAGGCATCGATCCTTTTAATATCTTATCGCTCACCTTTACCAATAAGGCGGCTAAGGAGATGAAAGAGCGTATTGCAACTATTGTAGGCGCTAGTGAGGCAAAAAACCTGTGGATGGGAACTTTTCACTCCATTTTTGCTAAAATTCTTAGAATTGAGGCTGATAAACTTGGGTTTCCAAGTAATTTTACCATTTACGACTCTCAAGATTCCGATAAACTTATTGGATCTATCATTCGAGAAATGCAACTCGATAAAGATATTTATAAAGCTAAACAAGTACGTTCCCGTATTTCATCATATAAAAATAGTTTAATTACGGTTCGTGCATATTTTCAAAATCCTGAATTAAAAGAAGCTGATGCGATGGCAAGACGTCCGCGCATGGGTGATATTTACAAAGAGTATGTCGAGCGTTGCTTTAAAGCGGGTGCTATGGATTTCGACGATTTACTTTTAAGAACCAATGAGCTTTTAACTCGATTTCCTGAAGTATTAGCAAAATATCAAAACCGTTTTAAATACATTTTGGTTGATGAGTACCAAGATACCAACCATTCTCAATATTTAATTGTTAGAGCCTTAGCCGATAAATTTCAAAATATTTGTGTAGTAGGTGATGATGCCCAAAGTATCTATGCCTTCCGTGGTGCGAACATTAGTAATATTTTAAATTTCCAAAAGGATTATGATGATGTGAAAATGTTCCGATTGGAGCAAAATTACCGTTCTACAAAAAACATTGTAAACGCAGCAAACTCCATCATCGATAAAAACCAAACGAAGCTTGAAAAAATTGTTTGGACAGCCAATGACGAAGGCGGTAAAATTAAAGTACACCGTTCCTTAACCGATGGTGATGAAGGGCGTTATGTGGCCAGTACCATCCTAGAGACTAAAACTAAGGAGGGCTTAAACAACAGTGATTTTGCGATTTTATATCGTACCAATTCACAGTCTCGTGCCATGGAGGAAGCCTTGCGTAAGCGTGGTATTCCGTATCGTATTTATGGCGGTTTGTCCTTTTACCAGCGTAAAGAAATTAAAGACGTTTTATCATACTTACGTTTAATTGTAAATCCTGCCGATGAGGAAGCTTTAAAACGTGTTATTAATTTTCCACCCCGAGGCATTGGTCAAACCACGGTAGATAGGCTTATAGTAGGCGCTAATGGTTACAAGCGTACCATTTTTGAAGTGATGAAAAACATCGATAAAACCGATCTTAAAATTAATTCAGGTACTAAAAACAAGCTAAAAGACTTTGTAACTTTAATTGAAAGTTATCAAGTTTTAAATCAGACTGCCGATGTTTTTGAATTGGCAGAGCATGTGACCAGAACCAGTGGTTTATTAAAAGAATTTGGTAAAGATACCACTCCTGAAGGGGTAACACGTGTCGAAAATATCGAAGAGCTTATTAACGGTATGAAAGATTTCGTTGAAGGC
This genomic interval from Tamlana carrageenivorans contains the following:
- a CDS encoding FMN-binding glutamate synthase family protein — its product is MNTILNEVSQISWWGWLIIGLALVAIRDVFIQKKHTISHNYPIIGHLRYLLENIGPEMRQYFVANNREELPFNRIERSWIYASAKKENNYEGFGTDRDIYQHQHIFINNAMMPFKLPENHPNLVDNCFLPCAKVMGAFHKRRRPFRPASVINVSAMSFGSLSAKAIESLNKGVKIAGAYHNTGEGGLSPHHSHGGDVIFHFGTGYFGVRSEEGGFSMEKMIELVENNQFIRAIEVKLSQGAKPGKGGVLPGAKITKEISEIRGVPIGIDVLSPPNHKAFSNIPEMVDFIEKIAEATGLPVGIKAAIGKLEQWEELADFMVATGKGPDFITVDGGEGGTGAAPPSFADHVSLPWVYGFRDLYKLFKNKGLAERIVFIGSGKLGFPAKAAMAFAMGADCINVAREAMMSIGCIQAQVCHTNRCPSGVATQSKWLQSGIDPTLKSERLAQYFKTFRKELIEITHAAGYEHPCQFTMKDIEMNIDDHSLSNELHTTFAYEKTRVPFFGMQKLKDCLYLGHHPK
- a CDS encoding ATP-dependent helicase, with protein sequence MEKYLSQLNDAQLEPTIQVDGPMIVIAGAGSGKTRVLTYRIAYMMSKGIDPFNILSLTFTNKAAKEMKERIATIVGASEAKNLWMGTFHSIFAKILRIEADKLGFPSNFTIYDSQDSDKLIGSIIREMQLDKDIYKAKQVRSRISSYKNSLITVRAYFQNPELKEADAMARRPRMGDIYKEYVERCFKAGAMDFDDLLLRTNELLTRFPEVLAKYQNRFKYILVDEYQDTNHSQYLIVRALADKFQNICVVGDDAQSIYAFRGANISNILNFQKDYDDVKMFRLEQNYRSTKNIVNAANSIIDKNQTKLEKIVWTANDEGGKIKVHRSLTDGDEGRYVASTILETKTKEGLNNSDFAILYRTNSQSRAMEEALRKRGIPYRIYGGLSFYQRKEIKDVLSYLRLIVNPADEEALKRVINFPPRGIGQTTVDRLIVGANGYKRTIFEVMKNIDKTDLKINSGTKNKLKDFVTLIESYQVLNQTADVFELAEHVTRTSGLLKEFGKDTTPEGVTRVENIEELINGMKDFVEGQIEIADATGSLSEFLEDVALSSDLDNETEDDDEVALMTIHLAKGLEFSNVFIVGLEEDLFPSAMSMNTRSELEEERRLFYVALTRAEKQAYLTYALSRYRWGKLVDSDPSRFIEEIDEQYLEVLTPMEERRINPMLSADIFGDTEPNKIRYKPAKQPTFTKNKTPKKEPEKYVAPTTRNLKPVAKSSESSGGSNLFDNKLAVGNKVKHIRFGTGEVLKIEGAGADVKAEINFQHGGTKKLLLRFAKLEVIG